The following are encoded together in the Dickeya lacustris genome:
- a CDS encoding ankyrin repeat domain-containing protein, producing the protein MSTLPRTEALLLEIHQSLGCRGYQTTRKTKFATGQMSLKAYEEMGKEILHDILDALNLDPLAQKDAINNLMEFANAHKYLQQNTWTFAADQRQILWMMLTHFYVPSLARRVGFWSLEEVLDTGMPGGHFWYLPEPCEMDGKTCVSMPVTQVIDWLLDLLGMPLETFADQQSEARVNSDDSLRRSLYYWRSGTTIRPETINKHFSDEANLRFDGAISLCHNSPPSEQFLKVRDFVEKKGLTADKLRLEIPMTHPGRIEAILAGQADEDEQMTFVKHIAARYAPPQAKTIRQRLLLARMVQDGYVRLLKFLCPGVDRLSADPQQNKLLQLCALYKSVYNLTIAAWRNCAEQGENAENAWFEAHLPALGNLDVFLSILPSRREIANHVLAELLTDHFCRLEPEAMLEDHWGVDETSTASILQREMERTKTEVDEIKAIGFLIDRMSTSSPWRILQTEHRYSVVNKVVQRSTLSLPAREAAIKRLRELATTPSEMVQAILWEIDSYLNGENKQRPKDTMARVNALLNEAQSNSGYALWQAPLLQYKAKHLLASNDFDGAARLFREAMNATMVRNYGPLRGEIARDILAVELANQKLIPNNHETYYRAMMNAGMMAKCDVIPSIEETARWASNYFWHDLYKPYPGIKAEVPRVKSTIAQLFKQLWPLFQAGDHLGLQQWIKANRPLLKSNLPDVDGNSVLMMLIKIHSQFVQNIPMMKERVSREQQSEIDRFEAMLENWRVFIGQLAKESPKQLNIPDIKGQTPLMLIAEEGNTRLVALMLEAGANPEIQSNKGMTALHSAIKSGVDSCVDALLDNPCRLDHVTDDGRSPLHTAGWSANLHAVKRLLQLAPGLVWLRDAKGMTPLELVENMIEKPEVIRQLNNKQTQHGRRGVTRQALVVIANLLAQAALL; encoded by the coding sequence ATGAGCACCTTGCCACGAACCGAAGCACTCTTGCTGGAAATTCATCAAAGCCTTGGCTGTCGGGGTTATCAGACAACCAGGAAAACTAAATTCGCGACCGGACAGATGAGCCTTAAAGCTTATGAGGAAATGGGTAAAGAAATCCTTCACGACATTTTAGACGCGCTGAATCTGGATCCACTGGCGCAGAAAGATGCCATTAACAACCTGATGGAATTTGCGAACGCCCACAAGTACCTCCAGCAGAACACATGGACCTTCGCCGCCGACCAACGCCAGATTCTCTGGATGATGCTGACACATTTCTACGTGCCAAGCCTGGCACGCCGTGTCGGCTTCTGGAGCCTTGAAGAAGTGCTTGATACAGGCATGCCGGGTGGGCATTTCTGGTATTTGCCGGAGCCTTGCGAAATGGATGGCAAGACATGCGTGTCTATGCCGGTAACTCAGGTTATAGATTGGTTGTTGGATCTGCTGGGTATGCCGCTAGAGACGTTTGCGGATCAGCAAAGTGAAGCAAGAGTGAACAGCGATGACAGTCTGCGTCGCTCCTTATATTACTGGCGTAGTGGAACCACCATTCGCCCTGAAACCATCAACAAGCACTTCTCTGACGAGGCAAACCTGCGTTTTGACGGAGCAATATCGCTCTGCCACAATTCTCCACCTTCTGAGCAGTTCCTCAAAGTTCGGGATTTTGTCGAAAAGAAGGGACTGACTGCTGATAAATTGCGACTGGAAATCCCAATGACTCACCCCGGAAGGATAGAGGCCATTTTGGCCGGGCAGGCAGATGAGGACGAGCAGATGACCTTCGTCAAGCACATCGCAGCTCGTTATGCGCCACCGCAAGCCAAAACTATCCGCCAGCGCTTGTTACTCGCCCGGATGGTACAGGATGGTTATGTCCGTCTACTCAAGTTTCTCTGCCCCGGGGTTGACCGGCTGAGTGCAGACCCTCAGCAAAACAAATTACTGCAACTGTGCGCCCTCTATAAGTCTGTTTACAACTTGACGATCGCTGCATGGCGAAACTGTGCAGAACAGGGGGAAAACGCTGAAAATGCCTGGTTTGAGGCACATCTGCCAGCATTGGGGAACCTTGACGTCTTCCTTTCAATCCTTCCTTCTCGTCGTGAAATTGCAAACCATGTACTGGCGGAGTTACTGACCGATCACTTCTGCCGTCTAGAACCTGAAGCGATGCTTGAAGATCACTGGGGAGTCGATGAGACGTCCACTGCTTCTATTCTTCAAAGAGAAATGGAGCGCACCAAAACCGAGGTTGACGAGATAAAAGCCATCGGCTTTCTGATTGATAGGATGAGCACTTCATCCCCCTGGCGCATCTTGCAAACTGAGCATCGGTATTCGGTCGTCAATAAGGTCGTGCAGCGTTCAACCCTTAGCCTGCCTGCCAGAGAAGCAGCCATCAAACGTTTACGGGAACTGGCGACGACTCCCTCTGAAATGGTTCAGGCTATTTTGTGGGAAATTGACAGTTATCTGAATGGTGAGAACAAACAAAGGCCAAAAGACACGATGGCCAGAGTTAACGCTTTACTCAATGAAGCACAGAGCAACTCAGGTTATGCGTTATGGCAAGCGCCTCTTTTGCAATACAAAGCCAAGCACCTGTTGGCCAGTAATGATTTTGACGGTGCGGCCAGGCTGTTCAGAGAGGCGATGAATGCAACTATGGTGCGGAATTATGGCCCTTTGCGGGGTGAAATTGCACGGGATATTCTGGCCGTAGAGCTTGCCAACCAGAAATTAATTCCTAATAACCATGAAACATACTATCGGGCGATGATGAACGCAGGAATGATGGCCAAGTGCGATGTAATACCCTCTATCGAGGAAACCGCACGCTGGGCATCAAATTACTTTTGGCATGACCTGTACAAACCCTACCCCGGCATTAAGGCTGAAGTACCGCGTGTGAAAAGTACGATAGCGCAGTTGTTTAAACAGCTATGGCCCCTGTTTCAGGCTGGCGATCACCTCGGTTTGCAACAGTGGATCAAAGCCAATCGTCCATTACTAAAATCTAACCTACCAGATGTAGACGGGAATTCGGTCTTGATGATGCTTATCAAAATACATTCTCAGTTTGTGCAGAATATCCCCATGATGAAGGAAAGGGTTTCGCGCGAGCAGCAAAGCGAAATAGACCGGTTCGAAGCCATGCTGGAGAATTGGCGAGTATTTATTGGGCAACTGGCCAAGGAGAGCCCTAAGCAACTCAACATCCCTGATATTAAAGGGCAAACCCCGTTGATGCTGATAGCAGAAGAAGGAAATACCAGGCTGGTCGCCCTCATGCTGGAAGCAGGAGCCAATCCAGAAATACAAAGTAATAAAGGCATGACTGCGCTACATTCGGCTATCAAATCAGGGGTCGATAGTTGTGTCGATGCACTCCTTGATAACCCCTGTCGCCTCGACCATGTTACCGATGATGGGCGTTCACCACTGCATACCGCAGGCTGGTCTGCCAATTTACATGCGGTCAAACGCTTGTTACAGCTCGCCCCAGGCCTTGTATGGCTACGAGATGCAAAAGGAATGACCCCGCTGGAATTGGTTGAGAACATGATAGAAAAGCCGGAGGTGATACGTCAGCTCAATAATAAGCAGACTCAACATGGACGACGCGGTGTAACCCGGCAAGCGTTGGTGGTGATAGCGAATTTACTTGCACAAGCAGCACTGCTATAG
- the emrB gene encoding multidrug efflux MFS transporter permease subunit EmrB, with amino-acid sequence MIRKPLEGMTLALMTIALSLATFMQVLDSTIANVAIPTIAGNLGASNSQGTWVITSFGVANAISIPITGWLAKRFGEIRLFVWATALFTLTSWLCGMSTSLEMLIVSRMLQGLVAGPIIPLSQSLLLNNYPPAKRGIALALWSMTVVVAPIFGPILGGFISDNYHWGWIFFINVPLGILVVLVTLQTLRGRETKTEIRPIDSMGLVLLAAGIGSLQMMLDRGKELDWFNSTEITVLAAVAVVSLSVLVVWELTDDHPVVDLSLFKLRNFTIGCLCTSLAFMLYFGAIVLLPQLLQVVFGYTATWAGLASAPVGLMPVILSPIIGKFMHKLDMRRLVTFSFIMYAVCFYWRAYTFEPAMHFGASAWPQFVQGFAVACFFMPLTTITLSGLPPERMAAASSLFNFARTLAGSIGTSITTTLWERREALHHEHLSEVINPYNPAAQQTYQQLEAMGMSQQQVSGYLAQQVTAQGLIIGANEIFWLSAGVFVVLIVLVWFAKPPFGSHSAGGAH; translated from the coding sequence GTGATAAGAAAACCGCTCGAAGGCATGACGCTGGCGCTGATGACCATCGCGCTATCGTTGGCCACGTTTATGCAGGTGCTAGACTCCACCATCGCTAACGTGGCAATCCCCACAATTGCCGGGAATCTGGGGGCCTCCAACTCACAGGGCACCTGGGTCATCACCTCATTTGGCGTCGCGAATGCCATTTCCATTCCGATAACTGGCTGGCTGGCGAAGCGTTTTGGCGAGATACGGCTGTTTGTCTGGGCTACGGCGCTTTTTACCCTCACCTCCTGGCTGTGCGGTATGTCTACCAGCCTGGAAATGCTTATCGTCTCAAGGATGCTGCAAGGGCTGGTCGCCGGGCCCATCATCCCGTTGTCGCAAAGTTTACTGCTCAACAACTATCCGCCCGCCAAACGCGGCATCGCGCTGGCGCTCTGGTCAATGACAGTGGTTGTCGCGCCGATTTTCGGCCCGATCCTGGGTGGTTTTATCAGCGACAACTATCACTGGGGATGGATTTTCTTCATCAACGTGCCGCTCGGCATTCTGGTGGTGTTGGTCACGCTGCAAACCTTGCGAGGGCGCGAAACGAAAACCGAAATCCGCCCGATTGATAGCATGGGACTGGTGTTGCTGGCCGCCGGTATCGGCAGCCTGCAAATGATGCTGGATAGGGGCAAAGAGCTGGACTGGTTCAACTCCACCGAAATCACGGTGCTGGCTGCCGTGGCGGTGGTGTCGCTGTCGGTGCTGGTGGTGTGGGAGTTGACGGATGACCACCCGGTGGTGGATTTGTCGCTGTTTAAGCTGCGCAATTTCACCATTGGCTGCCTTTGTACCAGTCTCGCGTTCATGCTCTACTTTGGCGCGATAGTCTTGTTGCCGCAGTTGCTTCAGGTGGTGTTTGGCTACACCGCGACCTGGGCGGGCCTCGCCTCCGCTCCCGTCGGCCTGATGCCGGTAATCCTCTCGCCCATCATCGGCAAATTCATGCATAAACTGGATATGCGCCGTCTGGTGACATTCAGCTTTATCATGTATGCCGTCTGTTTCTACTGGCGCGCGTATACCTTTGAACCGGCAATGCATTTCGGCGCATCGGCCTGGCCGCAATTCGTTCAGGGATTTGCTGTCGCCTGCTTCTTTATGCCGCTGACCACCATTACCCTCTCCGGCCTGCCGCCTGAGCGCATGGCCGCAGCGTCAAGCTTGTTTAATTTCGCCCGAACATTAGCCGGTTCGATTGGGACATCAATCACCACCACGCTATGGGAAAGGCGAGAGGCGCTGCATCATGAGCATTTAAGCGAGGTTATCAACCCGTATAATCCGGCAGCCCAGCAAACCTATCAGCAACTTGAAGCGATGGGGATGAGCCAGCAACAGGTGTCCGGCTATCTGGCGCAGCAGGTAACGGCACAGGGGCTGATTATTGGCGCAAATGAGATATTCTGGCTCTCTGCCGGAGTTTTTGTGGTGCTTATCGTGTTGGTCTGGTTTGCCAAACCACCTTTTGGCAGCCATTCTGCCGGTGGCGCACACTGA